In Arthrobacter citreus, a single genomic region encodes these proteins:
- a CDS encoding PDZ domain-containing protein: MGYYDETDLNNENPNNHKRQTRSRRGGYPLVTGFIGAIIGAVTISIVSPDVFNLTNKPANLSNDTNTVPTQVINVSREDLTTTIQNARKFVVGVNNYQSSNPFSMETEEAGSGSGVVYKRVGNKALVATNNHVVAGAKQLKVKMADGQLIDAKLVGTDELLDLAVVAIDAKYVTNIAKLGDSEKINVGETAIAIGNPLGFLESTVTEGIVSSKAREIPQDIDGDGVADYQTQVIQTDAAINPGNSGGALINAKGEVIGINSSKIAEQAVEGIGFAIPINIAKPALDQIEKFGEVTRPVMGVGLKSLDEIPQYNIEETLKLPKSVTKGAVVTHVDPNTPAAKAGMKQLDVIVALDDKPVTDVITVREYLYSHKKVGDQLKITYYRDGKLKSSTLTLASSQ; encoded by the coding sequence ATGGGATACTATGATGAAACAGATTTAAACAATGAAAATCCAAACAATCATAAAAGGCAAACGAGAAGTAGACGAGGTGGTTATCCGCTTGTAACGGGATTTATCGGAGCTATTATCGGTGCTGTGACGATCTCAATTGTTTCACCCGATGTTTTTAACTTAACAAATAAACCTGCAAATTTATCAAATGATACAAATACAGTACCAACACAAGTTATTAATGTCTCTCGTGAAGACTTAACAACTACAATTCAAAATGCACGCAAATTCGTTGTTGGTGTAAACAATTATCAATCTTCAAATCCATTCTCAATGGAAACTGAAGAAGCTGGATCTGGTTCAGGTGTTGTTTATAAAAGAGTTGGAAATAAAGCATTAGTTGCTACAAATAATCACGTTGTAGCTGGTGCTAAACAGTTAAAAGTTAAAATGGCAGATGGGCAGTTAATTGATGCCAAACTTGTTGGTACAGATGAATTATTAGATTTAGCTGTAGTAGCAATTGATGCAAAATACGTAACAAATATCGCTAAATTAGGCGACTCAGAAAAAATTAATGTTGGCGAAACAGCCATTGCAATAGGTAATCCATTAGGATTTTTAGAAAGTACTGTAACAGAAGGTATTGTAAGTAGTAAAGCACGTGAAATTCCACAAGATATTGATGGAGATGGAGTTGCTGATTATCAAACACAAGTAATCCAAACTGATGCAGCAATTAATCCTGGGAATAGTGGTGGTGCTTTAATTAATGCTAAAGGTGAAGTAATCGGTATAAATTCAAGTAAAATAGCAGAACAAGCTGTTGAAGGTATTGGATTTGCGATTCCGATTAATATTGCTAAACCAGCGCTAGATCAAATTGAAAAATTTGGTGAAGTAACTAGACCAGTTATGGGTGTTGGCTTAAAATCACTTGATGAAATTCCTCAATACAATATCGAAGAAACATTAAAATTACCGAAATCAGTTACTAAAGGAGCAGTTGTTACACATGTTGATCCAAACACACCTGCTGCAAAAGCTGGTATGAAACAATTAGATGTAATCGTTGCACTTGATGACAAACCAGTAACAGATGTAATCACAGTAAGAGAATACTTATATTCTCACAAAAAAGTAGGAGATCAATTGAAGATTACTTACTACCGAGATGGTAAGTTGAAAAGTTCAACTTTAACATTAGCTTCTAGTCAATGA